tgaacccgggaggtggaagttatggtgaaccaagattgcgccattgcactccagcctgtgcgatagagccagactccatcccaaaaaagaaaaaaagaaaaaagaaaatgatggtgCACCTATTACCCTTCTTGCACTGGTTCCTGGGGAGCTCAAAGCCTATCTTTTGCAAGTGTCCTGATCCTCTTGCAGGCCTTTCATGGATATTTCCTTCCTGGCTTCCTCCTATTTTTATCACACTTCTGAACCTGCTGTCAGGTGAAAAATCAAGGTGGGCCCAAAATATAAGAGCTCATGAATTTGATGGTGTTGGAGTGTCCTGGACAGTCCAGCTTTCAGGGTTGGGGAGTtgggcagagaggaaggagagcatTCCAGGGGCCAGGGCTAGAAGCAGAGGGGCTCCAGGCCAAAGTAGGATTtccaggctgaggaaagagaggcCATGGATGGATAGAGGGTCCAGACCAGGACAGAGACAGAGCGCATATCTGGAGGCTCAGCCAGAAATAGCTCCCTCCAGAAAGTAGACAGTGAGTCTGGGGCTGAGCTgcaagaaggaaggggaggagggagagaatggaGGGACCGGTGTTCAGTAAGCCGACTCCTCCTATCCTGGCCTATTTCCCCAGGGGACACACCTGGGAGGCTGTGATCCTCCCCTCCAGGTTACTTTCCCACTGGTGCCAGGATTCCCCCAACGCCACACTGAGAGCCCAGGAGAAGCATCAAATCATATGAGAGATAAGAAATGAAGAGAGGGAACAGGGTTTCTGGTTGATGAAGgatatttattgagagtttactGGGTACAGGGAGAAGGGCTGGATGGCTTGGGATGCAGAGAGACCCCTCCCCTGGGATCCTGCAGCTCCAGGCCCCTGTGGCTGGGGTGAGGGTTGGGAACCTACGAACATTCTGCAGGGGTCACTGTCTTCTCCACGATGCTCCCTTCATGCGTGACCTGGCAGCTGTAGCTTCTGTGGGACCTCCACTGCTCGGGCGTCAGGCTCAGGTAGCTGCTGGCCGCGTActtgttgttgctttgtttggAGGGCGTGGTCATCTCCACGCCCTGGGTGATGGGGGTACCATCTGCCTTCCAGGTCACCGTCAAGATTCCCGGATAGAAGTCACTCATGAGACACACCAGCGTGGCCTTGTTGGCTTGGAGCTCCTCAGAGGATGGCGGGAACAGAGTGACCGAGGGGGTGGCCTTGGGCTGACCTGTGTGGACAGAGGAGGGGGTGAGAGACGGCAGAGGGAGAGTGGGGTGTTGTGGAGCGCCTCTCTCTGTCTAAAGTCTCTGGGAGGGTTCATGGTGTGGTTGTCTGGTCCACCCAgggcctctccttccctcttcattCCCTCCTTTCCACTGGAGCCCTCTGGAGAGCAGACAGCCCCATGCCTTCCTAGGAGCCCTTCTCAAGTCACCTTTCCCAGGTGTCCTGGCCCAGCCCTTTCCtctgcagcctcagtttccccgtgTGTCCCCAGGGCAGGCTGTGCTCCCTCCTTCCTGGTTTCTGGAGTCTGAGTTTGGAATCTAGGGGTCTCCCCCACAGCACACAAAACCATCCTGGCAGGGTGTGGGGAGGCCCAAGCCTGGCATGGCCTGGAGCTTCCTGTCCCCGGGGACACCAGGCTGTGCCCCAGCCTGGCCCACTCAGCTCTCCTGGTGA
This genomic interval from Theropithecus gelada isolate Dixy chromosome 10, Tgel_1.0, whole genome shotgun sequence contains the following:
- the LOC112632874 gene encoding immunoglobulin lambda-like polypeptide 1 isoform X1, coding for MRPGTGQPGREAPGEPGPNLRQRWSLLLLGLALVTHGLVHPTAAPQGRALGPGAPGGSSRSSLRSRWGRFLLQHGSWTGPRCWPRGFQSKHNTLRHVFGSGTQLTVLGQPKATPSVTLFPPSSEELQANKATLVCLMSDFYPGILTVTWKADGTPITQGVEMTTPSKQSNNKYAASSYLSLTPEQWRSHRSYSCQVTHEGSIVEKTVTPAECS